In Archangium violaceum, the following are encoded in one genomic region:
- a CDS encoding DUF420 domain-containing protein — MSDAAHAPITRVSDRNFFIFTAVVSAAALAFLAYILLIRRGGPVEGVDLRFLPAVNASFNALAATFLAAGWVAIRRGARRAHQYLMVSAFASSALFLVCYLAYHYVHGDTRYAGGGVMRTVYLVILASHVLLSLFVVPGALLAFYFAWRDAFARHRKVTRWLAPIWLYVSVTGVVIFFMLRGSLPAVP; from the coding sequence ATGTCTGATGCTGCCCACGCCCCGATCACCCGGGTGAGCGACCGTAACTTCTTCATCTTCACCGCGGTGGTGTCGGCCGCCGCGCTCGCCTTCCTCGCGTACATCCTGCTGATCCGCCGGGGAGGACCGGTGGAGGGGGTGGATCTGCGCTTCCTGCCGGCGGTGAACGCGAGCTTCAACGCGCTGGCGGCGACGTTCCTGGCCGCGGGCTGGGTGGCGATCCGCCGGGGCGCACGGCGCGCGCACCAGTACCTGATGGTGTCCGCCTTCGCGTCCTCGGCGCTCTTCCTGGTGTGCTACCTGGCGTACCACTACGTGCACGGGGACACGCGCTACGCGGGGGGCGGGGTGATGCGGACGGTGTACCTGGTCATCCTGGCCAGCCACGTGCTGCTGTCGCTGTTCGTGGTGCCGGGGGCGCTGCTGGCGTTCTACTTCGCCTGGCGCGATGCCTTCGCGAGGCACCGGAAGGTGACGCGGTGGCTGGCGCCCATCTGGCTCTACGTGTCCGTGACGGGCGTGGTCATCTTCTTCATGCTGCGCGGCAGCCTGCCCGCGGTGCCCTGA
- a CDS encoding ATP-binding protein: MRPPVSEADLSQCEREPIHLLGGIQPHGVLLAFSEPDLTLRVVSANTGAMLGRPPESLLGQPLAEVLHPSSLVLLTRALSSQSHARGLRIEAAGRHFIGLPHRSDGLTVLELEPAAELTSEEEALAMVELLLSPLTRAQGSLGLLQSAAEAVRALTGFDRVMVYRFDADWHGEVVAESRDEAVDSFQGMHFPASDIPAQARALYTRNTLRLIADSRAAPVPLVPSVLPSLGRPLDLSQAALRSVSPVHLEYLANMAVAASMSVSLVREGRLWGLIACHHRTPLVVPAATRRACDVLARLVALQLASEERAAASAELARRADLQSQLVGRLSAEAGTLRTALPRQGDLLLGLTGAGGMALLLGEAPLLVGATPSLPEVDALARWLAGQHFEGAFHTDRLSRLHEPAAGYADVASGLLAVRLDEDAPRFVLWFRPEVVRTVTWAGNPQKPVVPGPGASRLHPRASFDAWRETVRGVSVPWAPADLAAATSFRGALVGVLLRQAAALARSNAELDAFSGTVAHDLKEPLRGIQQYVGFLTEDYGDVLGEEGLKQLEEVRWLAGRTQGQLDALFEYSRVGRVELAWGEVDMGALVDEVLLTLTARLRENQVEVRTPRPLPRVECDGVRIQQVWANLLINAAKYHRPGEPRWVEVGFVAPAEPLSAPARRRPDEYVFYVRDNGIGIPERFHEAIFEMFRRLHPAHAYGGGSGAGLAIARRLVRLHGGELWVESIADQGSTFFFTLGERPR, encoded by the coding sequence ATGCGCCCTCCCGTCTCTGAAGCCGACCTCTCGCAGTGCGAGCGCGAGCCCATCCACCTGCTGGGGGGCATCCAGCCCCACGGCGTGTTGCTGGCCTTCTCCGAGCCGGATCTCACCCTGCGGGTGGTGAGCGCCAACACCGGCGCCATGCTGGGGCGCCCGCCGGAGTCGCTGCTGGGCCAGCCCCTGGCGGAGGTGCTCCATCCGTCCTCGCTCGTTCTCCTCACCCGGGCCCTGTCGTCCCAGTCCCACGCGCGGGGGCTGCGCATCGAGGCCGCGGGCCGCCACTTCATCGGCCTGCCGCACCGGAGCGATGGCCTCACCGTGCTGGAGCTGGAGCCCGCCGCGGAGCTCACCAGCGAGGAGGAGGCGCTGGCGATGGTGGAGCTGCTCCTCTCGCCGCTCACCCGCGCTCAGGGCTCGCTGGGGTTGCTCCAGTCGGCGGCCGAGGCGGTGCGCGCGCTCACCGGCTTCGACCGGGTGATGGTGTACCGCTTCGACGCGGACTGGCACGGCGAGGTGGTGGCGGAGAGCCGGGACGAGGCCGTGGACAGCTTCCAGGGCATGCACTTCCCGGCCAGCGACATTCCCGCCCAGGCCCGTGCCCTGTACACGCGAAACACCCTGCGCCTCATCGCCGACTCGCGCGCCGCCCCGGTGCCGCTGGTGCCCTCCGTCCTCCCCTCCTTGGGGCGGCCGTTGGACCTCTCCCAGGCGGCCCTGCGCAGCGTGTCGCCGGTGCACCTGGAGTACCTCGCGAACATGGCGGTGGCCGCCTCCATGTCCGTGTCGCTGGTGCGCGAGGGCCGGCTGTGGGGCCTCATCGCGTGCCACCACCGCACCCCGCTCGTCGTGCCGGCCGCCACGCGCCGCGCGTGTGACGTGCTGGCCCGGCTGGTGGCGTTGCAGCTCGCGTCCGAGGAGCGCGCCGCCGCGTCCGCCGAGCTCGCCCGCCGCGCCGACCTCCAGTCCCAGCTCGTGGGGCGGCTCTCCGCGGAGGCGGGGACGCTGCGCACGGCCCTCCCCCGTCAGGGCGACCTCCTGCTCGGCCTCACCGGCGCGGGCGGCATGGCCCTGTTGCTCGGTGAAGCCCCCCTCCTCGTGGGCGCCACGCCCTCCCTGCCGGAGGTGGACGCGCTGGCGCGGTGGCTGGCCGGGCAGCACTTCGAGGGGGCCTTCCACACGGACAGACTCTCGCGGCTCCACGAACCGGCCGCCGGGTACGCGGACGTGGCCAGTGGTCTGCTCGCGGTGCGGCTGGACGAGGACGCGCCGCGCTTCGTCCTCTGGTTCCGCCCCGAGGTGGTTCGCACCGTCACCTGGGCCGGCAATCCCCAGAAGCCCGTGGTCCCCGGGCCCGGGGCCAGCCGCCTGCACCCGCGCGCCTCCTTCGACGCCTGGCGGGAGACGGTGCGCGGGGTGAGCGTCCCCTGGGCTCCCGCGGACCTGGCCGCCGCCACGAGCTTCCGCGGTGCCCTGGTGGGGGTGCTGCTGCGCCAGGCCGCCGCCCTCGCCCGCTCCAACGCGGAGCTGGATGCCTTCAGTGGCACCGTGGCGCATGACCTCAAGGAGCCGCTGCGGGGCATCCAGCAGTACGTGGGCTTCCTCACCGAGGATTACGGTGACGTCCTGGGCGAGGAGGGCCTCAAGCAGCTCGAGGAGGTGCGGTGGCTGGCCGGGCGGACCCAGGGACAGCTGGACGCCCTCTTCGAGTACAGCCGGGTGGGGCGCGTGGAGCTGGCCTGGGGCGAGGTGGACATGGGAGCGCTGGTGGACGAGGTGCTGCTCACCCTGACCGCCCGCCTGCGGGAGAACCAGGTGGAGGTGCGGACTCCGCGTCCGTTGCCCCGGGTGGAATGCGATGGGGTGCGCATCCAGCAGGTCTGGGCCAACCTCCTCATCAATGCCGCCAAGTACCATCGGCCCGGCGAGCCGCGCTGGGTGGAGGTGGGGTTCGTCGCCCCGGCAGAGCCCCTGTCCGCACCGGCACGGCGCCGACCAGATGAATACGTCTTCTATGTGCGAGACAACGGCATCGGCATCCCCGAGCGGTTCCACGAGGCCATCTTCGAGATGTTCCGCCGGCTGCACCCCGCCCATGCCTATGGCGGAGGGAGTGGGGCGGGGCTGGCCATCGCTCGCCGGCTCGTCCGTTTGCATGGGGGCGAGCTCTGGGTGGAATCCATTGCCGACCAGGGCTCCACCTTCTTCTTCACCCTGGGAGAGAGGCCCCGGTGA
- a CDS encoding biliverdin-producing heme oxygenase produces the protein MFSSEPRTLLQTLKAETRPHHERAERVVRLMDPHLTLAGYRRHLEALYGLHATLEAALAARLEGLFPSLRLDERWKLPLLAEDLRAFGHEEATLARLPRPTRPPCLSGVPEALGCLYVLEGSTLGGQLVLRHLQRHFEGVTAGGFVFFRAYGESVGPMWKAFGEALVRACPDPALAPRVVRGAQDTFEAFEVWLREVHEVPGDAPSRL, from the coding sequence TTGTTCTCTTCCGAGCCCCGTACCCTGTTGCAGACGTTGAAGGCGGAAACCCGCCCCCATCACGAGCGCGCCGAGCGTGTGGTGCGCCTGATGGACCCCCACCTCACCCTGGCCGGATACCGGCGCCACCTGGAGGCGCTCTACGGTCTCCATGCCACGCTGGAGGCGGCCCTCGCCGCGCGGCTGGAGGGTCTCTTCCCCTCGCTGCGCCTGGACGAGCGTTGGAAGCTGCCCCTGCTGGCGGAGGACCTCCGTGCGTTCGGTCACGAAGAGGCCACGCTGGCGCGGCTCCCCCGGCCCACGCGCCCCCCCTGCCTGTCCGGTGTGCCCGAGGCGCTCGGTTGCCTCTACGTCCTGGAGGGCTCGACGCTCGGGGGACAGCTCGTCCTGCGCCACCTCCAGCGCCACTTCGAGGGCGTGACCGCGGGCGGTTTCGTCTTCTTCCGGGCGTATGGGGAGTCCGTGGGGCCCATGTGGAAGGCCTTCGGAGAGGCTCTCGTCCGGGCCTGCCCGGACCCGGCGCTCGCCCCCCGGGTGGTGCGAGGTGCCCAGGACACCTTCGAGGCCTTCGAGGTCTGGCTCCGCGAAGTCCATGAGGTTCCTGGTGATGCGCCCTCCCGTCTCTGA
- a CDS encoding DUF1585 domain-containing protein, whose protein sequence is MRFARCFLAPLVTTALLGSTAALADGEVCAPVSKVPLERHLRQLSLDLLGRPPTYEEYQAARAKGEVTVEDVRALMQKEEFYSRVRAYHRALLWSNVSSSVNNNGNSRLSGVGSTTDAYSLRGNSSRQLRGANGQGCDNFIPQDSCNSPRQDPHAEPTTAKTCYDTRGVPLPVSWDYDTTYYRCDRLDQNPTDATITSCELAVSKGRIPAKYLYFCDMRRQSNGTLLPHLCLPDPAKTNAAALSEEVLDTDGSGRVVSFKHPSPTSSTPLTRLDRCSVDLVLRKDGRGFPINGSYVPQNGCIQREGYVARPAPYWSTTGAEVRVCAIEAQTRVSNPWTMESCTTTRFNNDRSCGCGDRMERCEVADATANVHKLRVDSINAEPELIADSVVRRDEPYFNILTTPRSFLNGPLSELYRNPQEGLGVLSISAPTAAEALPVVPFAETATWKEYVRGPEHSGVLTTPSFLYRFPTQRARVNQFYAAFLCKSFAPPDNARQPAAEDACNRENNLAKRCGCNYCHATIEPTGAHWGRYAERGALFLDPSHFPRFDPKCRDCALSGNTTCNNECGQYVMQAYDGDGASSLGMLKTYLYRTADEEQNIDGGPQLLVQRMLQTGELERCTVRRVWQEFLGRPMSAEEKRLYLEPLAEDFARDGHRFKALIERLVMTDAYRRID, encoded by the coding sequence GTGCGATTCGCACGCTGCTTCCTCGCTCCCCTGGTCACCACCGCCCTGCTGGGCTCCACCGCCGCCCTGGCGGATGGCGAGGTGTGTGCCCCGGTGTCCAAGGTCCCCCTCGAGCGCCACCTGCGCCAACTCTCCCTGGATCTGCTCGGTCGTCCACCCACCTATGAGGAGTACCAGGCCGCTCGGGCCAAGGGTGAGGTGACGGTCGAGGATGTCCGTGCCCTCATGCAGAAGGAGGAGTTCTACTCCCGCGTCCGCGCCTATCACCGCGCGCTGCTGTGGAGCAACGTGAGCTCCAGCGTCAACAACAACGGCAACTCGCGCCTGTCCGGCGTGGGCTCCACCACGGACGCGTACTCGCTGCGTGGCAACAGCAGCCGCCAGCTGCGCGGCGCCAACGGCCAGGGCTGTGACAACTTCATCCCCCAGGACTCGTGCAACAGCCCGCGGCAGGATCCGCATGCCGAGCCCACCACCGCCAAGACGTGCTACGACACGCGCGGCGTGCCGCTGCCGGTGAGCTGGGACTACGACACCACCTACTACCGCTGCGACCGGCTGGACCAGAACCCCACCGACGCCACCATCACCTCGTGTGAGCTGGCGGTGTCCAAGGGGCGCATCCCCGCCAAGTACCTCTACTTCTGCGACATGCGGCGCCAGTCCAACGGCACGCTGCTGCCGCACCTGTGCCTGCCGGATCCGGCCAAGACCAACGCGGCCGCGCTCTCGGAGGAGGTGCTGGACACGGACGGCTCGGGCCGCGTGGTCTCCTTCAAGCACCCCAGCCCCACGTCCTCCACGCCCCTGACGCGGCTCGACCGGTGCTCGGTGGACCTGGTCCTGAGGAAGGACGGCAGGGGCTTCCCCATCAACGGCTCCTACGTGCCGCAGAATGGCTGCATCCAGCGCGAGGGCTACGTGGCTCGGCCCGCGCCCTACTGGAGCACCACCGGCGCGGAGGTGCGGGTGTGCGCCATCGAGGCGCAGACGCGCGTGTCCAACCCGTGGACGATGGAGTCCTGCACCACCACCCGCTTCAACAACGACCGCAGCTGCGGCTGTGGTGATCGCATGGAGCGCTGCGAGGTGGCCGACGCCACCGCCAACGTCCACAAGCTGCGCGTGGATTCCATCAACGCCGAGCCCGAGCTCATCGCCGACTCGGTGGTGCGCCGCGACGAGCCCTACTTCAACATCCTCACCACGCCGCGCTCGTTCCTCAACGGCCCGCTCTCCGAGCTCTACCGCAACCCGCAGGAGGGCCTGGGGGTGCTGAGCATCAGCGCGCCGACGGCCGCCGAGGCGCTGCCCGTGGTGCCCTTCGCGGAGACGGCCACCTGGAAGGAGTACGTGCGCGGTCCCGAGCACTCCGGCGTGCTCACCACGCCCTCCTTCCTCTACCGCTTCCCCACCCAGCGCGCCCGCGTCAACCAGTTCTACGCGGCCTTCCTGTGCAAGTCGTTCGCCCCTCCGGACAACGCGCGCCAGCCGGCCGCCGAGGACGCGTGCAACCGGGAGAACAACCTGGCCAAGCGCTGCGGCTGCAACTACTGCCACGCCACCATCGAGCCCACCGGCGCCCACTGGGGCCGCTACGCCGAGCGCGGCGCCCTCTTCCTCGACCCGTCCCACTTCCCCCGGTTCGATCCCAAGTGCCGTGACTGCGCGCTGTCGGGCAACACCACCTGCAACAACGAGTGCGGCCAGTACGTCATGCAGGCCTACGACGGCGACGGCGCCAGCTCGCTGGGCATGCTCAAGACGTACCTCTACCGCACCGCGGACGAGGAGCAGAACATCGACGGCGGCCCGCAGCTGCTGGTGCAGCGCATGCTGCAGACAGGTGAGCTGGAGCGCTGCACGGTGCGGCGCGTCTGGCAGGAGTTCCTCGGCCGGCCCATGTCCGCCGAGGAGAAGCGCCTCTACCTGGAGCCGCTCGCCGAGGACTTCGCGCGAGACGGCCACCGCTTCAAGGCGCTCATCGAGCGCCTGGTGATGACCGACGCCTACCGGAGGATCGACTGA
- a CDS encoding response regulator: protein MEKQRPLLLVEDSDPDAEALLRVARRMPLFAPVVRVRDGESALDYLYRRGAYVDAPRPVLVLLDLNMPGIGGQEVLSQLKADPELRSLPVIIFSNSSLAQDVDGAYAGGANSYLFKPGGSEEMQEAARALECFWFSAALLPGAGEPTE from the coding sequence ATGGAGAAGCAACGGCCCCTGCTGCTCGTGGAGGACAGTGACCCGGACGCCGAGGCCTTGCTTCGCGTGGCCCGCAGGATGCCGCTCTTCGCGCCCGTGGTGCGCGTGCGCGATGGGGAGTCCGCGCTCGACTACCTCTACCGGAGGGGGGCGTACGTGGACGCTCCCCGGCCCGTGCTGGTGCTGCTGGACCTGAACATGCCCGGCATCGGGGGCCAGGAGGTGCTCTCCCAGCTCAAGGCGGATCCGGAGCTGCGCTCCCTGCCCGTCATCATCTTCTCCAATTCCAGCCTCGCGCAGGACGTGGACGGGGCCTACGCCGGAGGGGCCAACAGCTACCTCTTCAAGCCCGGTGGGAGCGAGGAGATGCAGGAGGCGGCGCGGGCCCTGGAGTGTTTCTGGTTCAGCGCCGCGTTGCTGCCCGGCGCGGGGGAACCCACGGAATGA
- a CDS encoding hybrid sensor histidine kinase/response regulator — MSLRVLLVDDSLADQTLLRRSLEKDTESQWEVELVSSSESALTRLRQAPPVDALVVDYHLPGMDGVSLLRTLREEYGQRAPAAVFFTGSGSERVAVEAMKSGAHDYILKEGFTPERLRHSLRNAVESVRMVRELEERRHQTERAERAAREALAVRDEFFAIATHDLKGPLQSILLSTQLLRRQLPAEVRKGGVEARFEQILRGTQRMGELIDHFLEVTRGQERPLKREPVDLLGLVRTKMNELGPLAATHPVHLHVEGAGFQGEWDAASLERVLDNLLSNAVKYSPRGGPIDVELSEESPGPEGWVRLSVRDRGMGIPAADQPHIFERFRRGRNVAPAISGSGVGLASAHRLVAMHGGTLSVESQEGQGSVFIMRLPRGVGVEEARSEQQA; from the coding sequence ATGAGCCTGCGTGTGCTCCTCGTCGATGACAGCCTGGCGGACCAGACGCTGTTGCGGCGGTCGCTCGAGAAGGACACCGAGTCGCAGTGGGAGGTGGAGCTCGTCAGCTCCTCCGAGAGCGCGCTGACGCGTCTGCGCCAGGCTCCGCCGGTGGACGCCCTGGTGGTGGACTATCACCTGCCGGGCATGGACGGGGTGTCCCTGCTGCGCACGCTGCGCGAGGAGTACGGCCAGCGGGCTCCCGCGGCGGTGTTCTTCACCGGCAGTGGCAGCGAGCGCGTGGCGGTGGAGGCGATGAAGTCCGGCGCCCACGACTACATCCTCAAGGAGGGCTTCACCCCGGAGCGCCTGCGCCACAGCCTGCGCAACGCCGTGGAGTCGGTGCGCATGGTGCGCGAGCTGGAGGAGCGCCGCCACCAGACGGAGCGCGCGGAGCGGGCGGCGCGCGAGGCCCTCGCGGTGCGCGACGAGTTCTTCGCCATCGCCACGCATGACCTCAAGGGGCCGTTGCAGAGCATCCTCCTGAGCACGCAGCTGCTGCGCCGCCAGTTGCCCGCGGAGGTGCGCAAGGGCGGGGTGGAGGCGCGCTTCGAGCAGATACTGCGTGGCACGCAGAGGATGGGGGAGCTCATCGACCACTTCCTGGAGGTGACGCGGGGCCAGGAGCGTCCGCTGAAGAGGGAGCCGGTGGATCTGCTGGGGCTGGTGCGGACGAAGATGAACGAGCTGGGGCCGCTGGCGGCGACGCATCCGGTGCACCTGCACGTGGAGGGCGCGGGCTTCCAGGGCGAGTGGGACGCGGCGAGCCTGGAGCGGGTGTTGGACAACCTGCTGAGCAACGCCGTGAAGTACAGCCCGCGCGGAGGTCCCATCGACGTGGAGTTGAGCGAGGAGTCCCCGGGGCCCGAGGGCTGGGTGCGGCTGAGCGTGAGGGATCGGGGAATGGGGATACCGGCGGCGGACCAGCCGCACATCTTCGAGCGCTTCCGCCGGGGCAGGAACGTGGCCCCGGCCATCTCCGGCAGTGGCGTGGGGCTGGCCAGCGCGCACCGCCTGGTGGCGATGCACGGTGGAACCCTGTCCGTGGAGAGCCAGGAGGGCCAGGGCTCCGTCTTCATCATGCGCCTGCCACGCGGGGTGGGCGTGGAGGAGGCGCGGTCGGAACAGCAGGCCTGA
- a CDS encoding S8 family peptidase, whose amino-acid sequence MIRRLAFLGLLGLSTCTFPEELLEPTGTVRGSLTPFRLQSTPATVSPALLKDSALRRKLSQSIAQAVANKGVQGAALTTTSPSTEANAIPGDVIVRFEEAHLPEAAALARVHLPGYRAVHKGFISEYLHVIGYAPLERRAMKAGETGGLVRQVAKLGGVRYAEKNVRVQALAAPNDPGYSRQWHYPMMNLPAAWDVTTGSSNSSTGISNVVIAVLDSGIIKHSDLDSRVLPGADLVSDTSSSQDGDGRDTDPTDQGKDQPNGGSSYHGSHVAGTIAAATNDGRGVAGIYWGGRAILPVRVLGGGSGSFADIAAGIQWATGVSVPGLPVNKYPAKVINMSLGGESSPSQALQEVIDTAVAKGVVIVVAAGNSNIPASQFSPCNQQRVICVGATRFSGRRSSYSNYGSAVDVMATGGETAEDLNGDGKPDGVLSTILDDSGQPVWAYYQGTSMASPHVAGIVALMKDVNPSLSAADAEQILKDTADPSSQCSEGCGAGLVNAQAAVLRAKGVQPDPNAPPRLSVSSTQLSFPGGGTQQLTVRNVGGGSLKVTAAARGAQLSALSFPEGNTLTLSGYASDSLAVAVNTAGLANGNYEARVALSGSNGDSTEVLVKFQVGTTQDKDAVIAFAYLDDVGEWQVDDEGVALVPSSGGYAYSLALTPRTYFALATIDDDGDNEFFEDGERVGFWRDATTVEPILLSEDQTVSGINFTLVPYRSDE is encoded by the coding sequence ATGATTCGCCGTCTTGCCTTCCTGGGGCTGTTGGGCCTCTCCACCTGTACCTTCCCCGAGGAGCTCTTGGAGCCCACGGGCACGGTGCGGGGCTCGCTGACCCCGTTCCGCCTCCAGTCCACTCCCGCCACCGTCTCGCCCGCGCTGCTCAAGGACTCCGCTCTGCGGCGCAAGCTCTCCCAGTCCATCGCCCAGGCCGTCGCGAACAAGGGCGTCCAGGGCGCGGCACTCACCACCACGAGCCCGTCCACCGAGGCCAACGCCATCCCCGGTGACGTCATCGTCCGCTTCGAGGAGGCCCACCTCCCCGAGGCCGCCGCGCTCGCCCGCGTGCACCTGCCCGGCTACCGCGCGGTGCACAAGGGCTTCATCTCCGAGTACCTGCACGTCATCGGCTACGCGCCCCTGGAGCGGCGCGCCATGAAGGCCGGGGAGACGGGCGGTCTCGTGCGGCAGGTGGCGAAGCTGGGCGGCGTGCGCTACGCCGAGAAGAACGTGCGCGTCCAGGCCCTCGCCGCGCCCAATGACCCGGGCTACTCGCGCCAGTGGCACTACCCGATGATGAACCTGCCCGCCGCCTGGGACGTCACCACGGGCTCCTCCAACTCCTCCACGGGCATCAGCAACGTCGTCATCGCCGTGCTGGACTCGGGCATCATCAAGCACTCCGACCTGGACAGCCGCGTCCTGCCGGGCGCCGACCTGGTGTCGGATACCTCCTCGTCCCAGGACGGTGATGGGCGCGACACCGACCCCACGGACCAGGGCAAGGACCAGCCCAACGGCGGCTCCTCGTACCACGGCTCGCACGTGGCCGGCACCATCGCCGCCGCGACGAACGATGGCCGGGGCGTGGCCGGCATCTACTGGGGTGGCCGCGCCATCCTCCCGGTGCGCGTGCTGGGCGGCGGCAGCGGCTCGTTCGCCGACATCGCCGCGGGCATCCAGTGGGCCACGGGGGTCAGCGTCCCGGGTCTGCCCGTCAACAAGTACCCCGCCAAGGTCATCAACATGAGCCTCGGTGGAGAGAGCAGCCCCAGCCAGGCGCTCCAGGAGGTCATCGACACCGCCGTGGCCAAGGGCGTCGTCATCGTCGTGGCCGCGGGCAACTCGAACATCCCCGCCAGCCAGTTCTCGCCGTGCAACCAGCAGCGCGTCATCTGCGTGGGCGCCACGCGCTTCAGTGGCAGGCGCTCCAGCTACTCCAACTACGGCAGCGCGGTGGACGTGATGGCCACCGGCGGCGAGACGGCCGAGGACCTCAACGGCGACGGCAAGCCGGACGGCGTGCTGTCCACCATCCTGGATGACTCCGGCCAGCCCGTCTGGGCCTACTACCAGGGCACCAGCATGGCCTCTCCGCACGTGGCCGGCATCGTCGCGCTCATGAAGGACGTGAACCCCAGCCTCAGCGCGGCGGACGCGGAGCAGATCCTCAAGGACACCGCCGACCCGTCCAGCCAGTGCTCCGAGGGTTGTGGCGCCGGCCTCGTCAATGCCCAGGCCGCCGTGCTGCGGGCCAAGGGCGTCCAGCCGGACCCCAACGCGCCGCCGAGGCTCAGCGTGAGCTCCACCCAGCTCTCCTTCCCCGGGGGAGGCACCCAGCAGCTCACCGTGCGCAACGTGGGAGGTGGCTCGCTCAAGGTGACGGCCGCGGCCAGGGGCGCGCAGCTCTCCGCGCTGTCCTTCCCCGAGGGCAACACGCTGACCCTGTCGGGCTATGCGTCCGACTCGCTCGCGGTGGCCGTCAACACCGCGGGGCTGGCCAACGGCAACTACGAGGCCCGCGTCGCCCTGTCGGGCAGCAACGGGGACAGCACCGAGGTGCTGGTGAAGTTCCAGGTGGGCACCACCCAGGACAAGGATGCCGTCATCGCCTTCGCCTACCTGGACGACGTCGGTGAGTGGCAGGTGGATGACGAGGGCGTGGCGCTGGTGCCCTCCTCCGGGGGTTACGCCTACAGCCTGGCGCTCACCCCGCGCACCTACTTCGCGCTGGCCACCATCGACGACGACGGGGACAACGAGTTCTTCGAGGACGGGGAGCGCGTGGGCTTCTGGCGTGATGCCACCACCGTCGAGCCCATCCTCCTGTCCGAGGATCAGACGGTGAGCGGCATCAACTTCACCCTCGTGCCCTACCGCTCGGACGAGTAG
- a CDS encoding ABC transporter ATP-binding protein has protein sequence MKHGIELDKVTRVVEGETHLADISLRLEPGSFNILLGRTRAGKTSLLRLMAGLDRPTTGTLRANGADVTHVDVRRRDVAMVYQQFVNYPSLTVYENIASPLRLAGKLGKQDIDKRVRETAAALRLEPFLDRLPAELSGGQQQRTAMARALAKEASLLLLDEPLANLDYKLREELRTEIRQLFRNRPAVVVYATTEPTEALLLGGRTAVLHEGRLLQVGRTLDVYQSPATEQVGQVFSDPQMNLLDAEVSADAGARLSPEVAFPLSGHLKGLVPGRYRLGFRAHHLRLAPSSPEDVRLPAHVEVEEISGSETLVHAAHGKLSLTAQVEGVHRHPYGAPVELFVPPSRMFVFSPEGRLVAAPPFTPEEPANGQD, from the coding sequence GTGAAGCACGGCATCGAGCTCGACAAGGTCACACGTGTGGTGGAGGGCGAGACGCACCTGGCGGACATCAGCCTGAGGCTCGAACCCGGCTCCTTCAACATCCTCCTGGGGCGCACGCGCGCCGGGAAGACATCGCTGTTGCGGCTCATGGCGGGGCTGGATCGGCCCACCACGGGGACACTGCGCGCCAACGGCGCGGACGTGACGCATGTGGACGTGCGCCGCCGCGACGTGGCCATGGTGTACCAGCAGTTCGTCAACTATCCCTCACTCACCGTCTACGAGAACATCGCCTCGCCGCTGCGGCTGGCGGGGAAGCTGGGCAAGCAGGACATCGACAAGCGCGTGCGGGAGACGGCCGCCGCGCTCCGGCTGGAGCCCTTCCTGGACCGGCTGCCCGCGGAGCTCAGTGGTGGGCAGCAGCAGCGCACGGCCATGGCCCGCGCGTTGGCGAAGGAGGCCTCGCTGCTGTTGCTCGACGAGCCGCTGGCCAACCTGGACTACAAGCTGCGCGAGGAGCTGCGCACGGAGATCCGCCAGCTCTTCCGCAACCGCCCCGCCGTCGTGGTGTACGCCACCACCGAGCCCACCGAGGCCCTGCTGCTCGGCGGACGGACCGCGGTGCTGCACGAGGGGCGCCTGCTCCAGGTGGGCCGCACCCTGGACGTGTACCAGTCGCCCGCCACCGAGCAGGTGGGCCAGGTCTTCAGCGATCCGCAGATGAACCTGCTGGACGCCGAGGTCTCCGCCGACGCGGGAGCGCGGCTCTCGCCCGAGGTGGCCTTCCCGCTGTCCGGGCACCTGAAGGGCCTCGTGCCGGGCCGCTACCGCCTGGGCTTCCGCGCCCACCACCTGCGGCTCGCCCCCAGCTCGCCCGAGGATGTCCGCCTCCCCGCGCACGTGGAGGTGGAGGAGATCAGCGGCTCCGAGACACTGGTGCACGCGGCGCACGGAAAGCTGTCGCTGACGGCGCAGGTGGAGGGCGTGCACCGGCACCCGTACGGCGCGCCGGTGGAGCTGTTCGTCCCGCCCTCCCGGATGTTCGTGTTCAGCCCCGAGGGCCGGCTGGTGGCCGCGCCCCCCTTCACCCCCGAGGAGCCCGCGAATGGCCAGGATTGA